The window GGGGAGTACCACGGAAACCCCGGGGAACTCAGCTTTTACGACGATGCTGGGAAGCTTCTTTTTTCTCTCAGGTTTTCGGACTGGTATTCTAAGGAAATCGATTCTTACTGGTTTCCAGATGTTGAACCGGGTATTGCAGGCCAGGGAGAGATTGCGGACGCATTTGAGTCTTTTTTCCATTTTAACAGGGTCGAAAGTGATAAGGTCGATCAGCTCCCTCCCCGTTCCACACTGATGGCGGTAGGAGAAAAAGAGGTCGATTTCATGGGTAGCGGAAAGTCTCTTTTTAAGCTTATTATCAAAGGTTTCAAAAAGTACTGACCGGATACCTTTTTTTCAACTCTTTTTTCGGAAGAAACATTTTCAAGATTAATTTAGAATCCATAGCCAGTTTAAGAGTTAAGATCTTTAGACCCGGATTTTTCCCAGGAGGAGTTCTTTGAAACTTTCTGCAGAGTTTACATTTGAAACCGAAACTGCCGAAAAGATCTATCAGGCTGTCCTTCCAGAACTTAATGATAACTTCTCTGAAAGGTCAAGAATAGGGCTGTCCCTTGAAGGTGCAGATAGCCTTGTACTTACGGTTAAAGCCGATGATGCAGTTTCCTTGCGTTCTGCCCTGAACACCTGGTTCAGGCTTATCCAGATCGCACAGGAAGTTCTTGAAGTCACATCTGAAGCATAAGCCGTCTCAGCGCTAA is drawn from Methanosarcina lacustris Z-7289 and contains these coding sequences:
- a CDS encoding rRNA maturation protein; amino-acid sequence: MLITSSRKPSAKTRTLCKLLSRFLAGRSISRGKMGMQELLEFTEGGPFIVVGEYHGNPGELSFYDDAGKLLFSLRFSDWYSKEIDSYWFPDVEPGIAGQGEIADAFESFFHFNRVESDKVDQLPPRSTLMAVGEKEVDFMGSGKSLFKLIIKGFKKY
- a CDS encoding KEOPS complex subunit Pcc1, producing the protein MKLSAEFTFETETAEKIYQAVLPELNDNFSERSRIGLSLEGADSLVLTVKADDAVSLRSALNTWFRLIQIAQEVLEVTSEA